Proteins encoded in a region of the Streptomyces akebiae genome:
- a CDS encoding isoprenyl transferase encodes MNLRDKLRGLLVKVYARRVEGHLDHAQVPKHIGVIVDGSRRWAKAAGSTTVQGHQAGANKIEEFLGWCTETDVKVVTLWLLSTDNFNRPKEELVPLLGIIEDTVRSLAADGRWRVHHVGALDLLSPGMQRALKEAEEATADVDGILVNVAIGYGGRQEIADAVRSMIQDAQERGTSMEELAEEVSVDLIGSHLYTVDQPDPDLVIRTSGEQRLSGFMLWQTAHSEYYFCDVFWPAFRKVDFLRALRDYAARHRRYGG; translated from the coding sequence GTGAACCTGCGCGACAAACTGCGCGGCCTGCTGGTCAAGGTCTACGCACGCAGGGTCGAGGGTCACCTCGACCACGCCCAGGTGCCCAAGCACATCGGCGTGATCGTGGACGGCAGCCGCCGCTGGGCGAAGGCCGCGGGCTCCACCACGGTGCAGGGCCACCAGGCGGGGGCCAACAAGATCGAGGAGTTCCTCGGCTGGTGCACCGAGACGGACGTGAAGGTCGTCACTCTCTGGCTGCTCTCCACGGACAACTTCAACCGCCCGAAGGAAGAGCTCGTCCCGCTGCTCGGGATCATCGAGGACACCGTCCGCTCCCTCGCCGCCGACGGCCGCTGGCGTGTGCACCACGTCGGGGCGCTGGACCTGCTGTCCCCCGGGATGCAGCGCGCGCTCAAGGAGGCCGAGGAGGCCACCGCGGACGTCGACGGGATACTGGTCAACGTGGCCATCGGGTACGGCGGGCGCCAGGAGATCGCCGACGCCGTCCGGTCGATGATCCAGGACGCGCAGGAGCGGGGCACCTCGATGGAGGAACTCGCCGAGGAGGTCTCCGTGGACCTGATCGGCAGCCACCTCTACACCGTCGACCAGCCCGACCCGGATCTGGTGATCCGTACGAGCGGCGAGCAGCGGCTGTCCGGATTCATGCTCTGGCAGACCGCCCATTCCGAGTACTACTTCTGTGACGTCTTCTGGCCGGCCTTCCGGAAGGTGGACTTCCTGCGCGCCCTGCGTGACTACGCCGCGCGACACCGCCGTTACGGAGGCTGA
- a CDS encoding PhoH family protein, translating into MVTSTKRRMPDRRTYVLDTSVLLADPNALSRFDEHEVVLPIVVVTELEAKRHHPELGYFARQALRLLDEFRVRYGRLDAPIPIGDLGGTVRVELNHSDPSVLPSGYRLGDNDSRILAVARNLQAEGFDVTVVSKDLPLRIKASSVGLLAEEYRAELAITDASGWTGMSELTLPGEQVDILFEEGSIHVPEASTLPVHTGLTIQSERGKALGRVTPDGNVRLVRGDREAFGIKGRSAEQRIALDLLLDPDVGILSMGGRAGTGKSALALCAGLEAVLERRQHQKVMVFRPLYAVGGQELGYLPGSESEKMSPWAQAVFDTLSAVTSREVIEEVTARGMLEVLPLTHIRGRSLHDAFVIVDEAQSLERNVLLTVLSRIGANSRVVLTHDVAQRDNLRVGRYDGVVAVVEKLKGHPLFAHVTLTRSERSQIAALVTEMLEDGQI; encoded by the coding sequence GTGGTGACCAGCACAAAGCGCCGTATGCCAGACCGGCGCACCTACGTTCTCGACACCAGCGTCCTGCTGGCCGACCCGAATGCTTTGAGCCGCTTCGACGAGCACGAAGTCGTGCTGCCGATCGTGGTGGTCACGGAGCTGGAGGCGAAGAGGCACCATCCCGAGCTCGGCTACTTCGCCCGGCAGGCCCTGCGCCTGCTCGACGAGTTCCGGGTCCGGTACGGCCGTCTCGACGCCCCCATCCCGATCGGGGACCTCGGCGGCACCGTACGGGTCGAGCTCAATCACTCGGATCCCAGCGTGCTGCCGAGCGGCTACCGCCTGGGGGACAACGACTCCCGGATCCTCGCGGTCGCCCGCAACCTGCAGGCCGAGGGCTTCGACGTCACCGTGGTGTCGAAGGACCTCCCCCTCAGGATCAAGGCGTCCTCCGTGGGCCTCCTCGCCGAGGAGTACCGCGCGGAGCTGGCCATCACGGACGCCTCCGGGTGGACCGGGATGTCCGAGCTGACCCTGCCGGGCGAACAGGTCGACATCCTCTTCGAGGAAGGGTCGATCCATGTCCCCGAGGCGAGCACGCTCCCCGTCCACACCGGCCTGACGATCCAGTCGGAGCGCGGCAAGGCGCTCGGCCGGGTGACGCCCGACGGCAACGTCCGTCTGGTGCGCGGCGACCGGGAGGCGTTCGGCATCAAGGGGCGCAGCGCCGAGCAGCGCATCGCGCTGGATCTGCTGCTCGACCCGGACGTGGGCATCCTGTCGATGGGCGGTCGGGCCGGCACCGGCAAGTCGGCGCTCGCGCTGTGCGCGGGTCTGGAGGCGGTGCTCGAACGGCGCCAGCACCAGAAGGTGATGGTCTTCCGGCCGCTGTACGCGGTGGGCGGGCAGGAGCTCGGCTATCTGCCCGGCTCCGAGTCCGAGAAGATGAGCCCCTGGGCGCAGGCGGTCTTCGACACGCTGTCCGCGGTCACCAGCCGCGAGGTCATCGAGGAGGTCACCGCACGCGGGATGTTGGAGGTTCTGCCGCTGACGCACATCCGCGGCCGTTCCCTGCACGACGCGTTCGTGATCGTGGACGAGGCACAGTCCCTGGAGCGGAACGTCCTATTGACCGTTCTGTCCCGGATCGGGGCGAATTCACGGGTCGTTCTGACCCATGACGTCGCCCAGCGCGACAATCTGCGCGTCGGCCGCTACGACGGTGTCGTCGCGGTCGTCGAGAAGCTGAAGGGTCACCCGCTCTTCGCCCACGTCACGTTGACGAGGTCCGAACGGTCCCAGATCGCGGCCCTTGTGACCGAAATGCTGGAGGACGGGCAGATTTAG
- a CDS encoding aggregation-promoting factor C-terminal-like domain-containing protein — MLEGNRVSRISVRGFAVASATAVTAVGSVVGVASGSTAQTTTDDAEAVANDTTLLADIPVGQQAQVQTASLTAQADAQAIAADASARKDAEETARKKAAQDAIDKQKAAEKAEQERKAKEAAEAEAKSKSAAAGSLGDIPAQSSYTIAEIQAMAKAVVASDQWTCFSNIVNHESTWNYKAVNPSSGAYGLFQALPGSKMSSAGSDWQTNPATQIKWGLNYMESRYGSPCEAWSFWQANHWY, encoded by the coding sequence ATGCTGGAAGGAAACCGTGTGAGCCGGATTTCGGTCCGGGGATTCGCAGTGGCCTCGGCCACCGCGGTCACCGCAGTCGGCAGTGTCGTCGGAGTTGCCTCGGGCAGCACCGCCCAGACGACCACTGACGACGCCGAGGCGGTCGCGAACGACACCACGTTGCTCGCCGACATACCTGTGGGCCAGCAGGCCCAGGTGCAGACCGCGTCCCTGACTGCTCAGGCCGACGCCCAGGCCATCGCCGCCGACGCGAGCGCCCGCAAGGACGCCGAGGAGACCGCCCGTAAGAAGGCGGCCCAGGACGCGATCGACAAGCAGAAGGCCGCGGAGAAGGCCGAGCAGGAGCGCAAGGCGAAGGAAGCGGCGGAGGCTGAAGCCAAGTCGAAGTCCGCTGCCGCCGGCTCTCTCGGTGACATCCCCGCGCAGAGCTCGTACACCATCGCCGAGATCCAGGCGATGGCGAAGGCGGTCGTGGCCAGCGACCAGTGGACGTGCTTCAGCAACATCGTGAACCACGAGTCCACCTGGAACTACAAGGCCGTCAACCCCTCCTCGGGTGCCTACGGTCTCTTCCAGGCCCTGCCCGGCTCGAAGATGTCGTCCGCCGGTTCCGACTGGCAGACCAACCCGGCCACACAGATCAAGTGGGGCCTGAACTACATGGAATCGCGCTACGGCAGCCCGTGCGAGGCCTGGTCGTTCTGGCAGGCCAACCACTGGTACTAG
- a CDS encoding AI-2E family transporter — translation MSRVPGWLGRLGAGLSGWGERLERRRAEMEAEDAEGSAASEDGRGAAGPGTGTGAGTGTGTGDDGTGGSDSTAEAGGSTGPTGAAGSAGSAGSRSRPTAPVLSTRPDPASAVPWGMRVAAEAGWRLLVLAGTVWVLMRVISSVRLLVLSFTAALLVTAVLQPTVARLTRHGVPRGLATALTAALGFIVMGLIGWFVTWQVMENIDDLSDQIQDGIDELQRWLLDSPFHVTENQINDIAKNLREAISDNTDTITSAGLEGVTVIVEALTGILLTMFSTLFLLYDGKRIWQWTLKLVPAAARPGVSAAGPRAWQTLTAYVRGTVVVALIDAIFIGLGIYFLDVPMAVPLAVFIFLFSFIPLVGAVVSGALAVVVALVTQGVFTAVMTLAVVLAVQQIEGHILQPFILGRAVRVHPLAVVLAVAAGGMIAGIGGAVVAVPLVAVTNTVVGSLRAYADEQQARELHDTA, via the coding sequence ATGTCGCGAGTTCCAGGGTGGCTCGGCCGGCTCGGCGCCGGACTGAGCGGGTGGGGCGAGCGGTTGGAGCGACGCCGGGCGGAGATGGAGGCGGAGGACGCGGAAGGGTCGGCCGCCTCCGAAGACGGCCGGGGCGCAGCCGGGCCTGGGACTGGGACCGGGGCTGGGACCGGGACCGGGACTGGCGACGACGGTACGGGCGGCTCTGATTCGACTGCTGAGGCGGGTGGTTCCACCGGCCCCACGGGTGCGGCGGGTTCTGCCGGGTCCGCGGGCTCTCGGAGTCGGCCGACCGCCCCTGTCCTCTCCACGCGTCCGGATCCCGCGTCGGCGGTGCCCTGGGGGATGCGGGTGGCGGCCGAGGCCGGATGGCGGCTGCTCGTGCTCGCGGGCACCGTCTGGGTGTTGATGCGGGTCATCAGCTCCGTACGGCTGCTGGTGCTGTCGTTCACCGCCGCTCTGCTCGTCACCGCCGTGCTCCAGCCGACCGTGGCACGGCTGACCCGGCACGGCGTACCGCGCGGCCTCGCCACCGCGCTGACCGCCGCCCTCGGGTTCATCGTCATGGGACTGATCGGCTGGTTCGTCACCTGGCAGGTCATGGAGAACATCGACGACCTCTCCGACCAGATCCAGGACGGCATCGACGAGTTGCAGCGCTGGCTGCTCGACAGCCCGTTCCACGTCACCGAGAACCAGATCAACGACATCGCGAAGAACCTCCGCGAGGCGATCAGCGACAACACGGACACGATCACCTCGGCGGGACTGGAGGGCGTGACCGTCATCGTCGAAGCGCTCACCGGCATCCTCCTGACGATGTTCTCCACCCTATTCCTGCTCTACGACGGCAAGCGGATCTGGCAGTGGACCCTGAAGCTGGTGCCGGCGGCGGCCCGGCCGGGGGTCTCGGCGGCCGGGCCGCGCGCCTGGCAGACGTTGACGGCGTATGTGCGCGGCACGGTGGTCGTGGCGCTGATCGACGCGATCTTCATCGGCCTGGGGATCTACTTCCTGGACGTGCCGATGGCGGTCCCGCTGGCCGTGTTCATCTTCCTGTTCTCCTTCATCCCGCTGGTGGGTGCGGTCGTCTCGGGCGCGCTGGCGGTCGTCGTGGCACTGGTGACACAGGGTGTCTTCACGGCCGTCATGACGCTGGCCGTCGTGCTCGCCGTGCAGCAGATCGAGGGGCACATCCTCCAGCCGTTCATCCTCGGCCGGGCCGTCCGGGTGCATCCCCTGGCCGTCGTGCTGGCGGTCGCCGCCGGTGGCATGATCGCGGGGATCGGGGGTGCGGTGGTGGCCGTGCCGCTGGTCGCCGTCACCAACACGGTGGTGGGGTCGCTGCGCGCGTACGCGGACGAGCAGCAGGCGCGGGAACTGCACGACACCGCCTAG
- a CDS encoding dihydrofolate reductase family protein — protein MRKLVLMMSVSLDGYIEGPNREIDWHLVDDELHTHFNDVLRGMGVFLEGRVTYELMDAYWPTADRDPGTPRPVADFAEIWRNKPKLVYSRTLRHGDRHTTIVRDIVVKDIEALKAQDGGDLVVGGAELAAQFMRHGLVDEYRVYVHPVLLGAGKRLFPAADTATPTGLRLVETRTFGNGVVLLRHEHRHQESPSADPSADPSA, from the coding sequence ATGCGCAAGCTCGTCCTGATGATGTCCGTGTCCCTCGACGGCTACATCGAGGGCCCGAACCGGGAGATCGACTGGCACCTGGTCGACGACGAACTGCACACGCACTTCAACGACGTCCTCCGTGGCATGGGCGTCTTCCTCGAAGGCCGCGTCACGTACGAGCTGATGGACGCCTACTGGCCCACGGCCGACCGGGACCCCGGCACCCCACGTCCCGTGGCCGACTTCGCCGAGATCTGGCGGAACAAGCCGAAGCTGGTCTACTCCCGGACCCTGCGGCACGGGGACCGGCACACCACTATCGTCCGGGACATCGTCGTGAAGGACATCGAGGCGCTCAAGGCACAGGACGGCGGTGACCTGGTCGTGGGCGGCGCCGAACTGGCGGCCCAGTTCATGCGGCACGGCCTGGTCGACGAGTACCGCGTCTACGTCCACCCCGTGCTCCTGGGAGCCGGCAAGCGGCTCTTCCCGGCAGCCGACACGGCGACGCCCACCGGCCTGCGCCTGGTCGAGACCCGTACCTTCGGCAACGGCGTGGTCCTCCTGCGCCACGAACACCGCCACCAGGAAAGCCCGTCCGCCGACCCGTCCGCCGACCCGTCCGCCTAG
- a CDS encoding HEAT repeat domain-containing protein, with the protein MEPLGRAARDDDEESVRALLDGGADVNGRSPGGLTALMLAAGAGAHHAADALRENGAYVALRDEHGRSALDFAEEGAERHPEEPGYLMIVTDLEKYFGRRADFATTMERAIRFGDPESDIWFRAISALDGWADDEAVAGAEVALNSPRASERYFAADLLRSFRLYNASLRNGAHRTRQAAALLRARLAVEDHPAVLGLVIQGLVEQSGFADDAREILRHAGHPHREVRAAVAYAVYVSQDVSPDVSPDLGGREARTTLEALLALARDPCAEVRGHAVASLSCLFDPAEPVPAVHTALRRALHDPDPSVVHDAACALGKLDSGRRLPFRAEQILVRRYLDEPGESRYYARAFRVIERWPRERLWDVRDSLPE; encoded by the coding sequence TTGGAGCCACTGGGACGGGCCGCGCGGGACGACGACGAGGAGTCGGTCAGGGCCCTTCTCGACGGCGGTGCCGATGTCAACGGGCGGTCGCCCGGCGGGCTGACCGCGTTGATGCTGGCGGCGGGGGCCGGCGCCCACCACGCGGCGGACGCGCTGCGGGAGAACGGGGCGTACGTGGCACTGCGGGACGAACACGGCCGCAGCGCGCTCGACTTCGCGGAGGAGGGCGCCGAACGGCACCCGGAAGAGCCCGGGTACCTGATGATCGTCACCGATCTGGAGAAGTACTTCGGCAGACGAGCCGACTTCGCGACGACGATGGAGCGGGCGATCCGGTTCGGTGATCCCGAGAGCGACATCTGGTTCAGGGCCATCTCGGCCCTGGACGGCTGGGCGGACGACGAGGCCGTGGCAGGGGCGGAGGTGGCACTGAACAGTCCCCGGGCGTCCGAACGGTACTTCGCGGCCGACCTGCTGAGGTCCTTCCGCCTCTACAACGCCTCCCTGCGCAACGGCGCACACCGGACGCGGCAGGCGGCGGCGCTGCTGCGGGCGCGACTGGCGGTGGAGGACCATCCAGCCGTCCTCGGACTCGTCATCCAGGGGCTGGTGGAGCAGTCCGGCTTCGCCGACGACGCCCGGGAGATCCTGCGGCACGCCGGTCATCCGCACCGCGAGGTCCGGGCGGCGGTCGCCTACGCCGTGTACGTCTCCCAGGACGTCTCGCCGGACGTCTCCCCGGACCTGGGGGGCCGCGAGGCCCGTACGACCCTGGAGGCCCTGCTCGCCCTGGCTCGCGACCCGTGCGCCGAGGTACGCGGCCACGCGGTGGCGAGCCTTTCCTGTCTTTTCGACCCCGCCGAGCCGGTTCCCGCCGTGCACACCGCCCTGCGCCGCGCTCTGCACGACCCGGACCCGTCCGTGGTCCATGACGCGGCCTGCGCGCTGGGCAAGCTCGACAGCGGGCGCCGGCTGCCCTTCCGCGCCGAGCAGATCCTCGTACGGCGGTATCTCGACGAGCCGGGTGAGAGCCGGTACTACGCGCGCGCGTTCCGGGTCATCGAGCGGTGGCCCCGGGAGCGTCTGTGGGACGTACGGGATTCGCTGCCGGAGTGA
- a CDS encoding OmpA family protein yields the protein MTMTVLTPRVTAALAVLAALTLATPSPAAADDPSEPPGTVTTSPPPEVDANSPGLKLAQGATLAPAKVLDIKSVVEDLGGEERREDTNENVTFALQAEVLFPKNSAKLNPQARSRIQTIAEEIKKQNAGTVRVFGFTDNLGSYAHGLTLSKKRAEAVHDLLAADLGGNVTFEVRGYSEDYPIADNSSEEGRKKNRRVEVSFPRTTAEPETAADTGTDTGSEGS from the coding sequence GTGACCATGACCGTCCTCACCCCACGGGTCACCGCGGCCCTCGCCGTCCTGGCCGCCCTCACGCTTGCGACGCCCTCCCCGGCCGCCGCGGACGACCCCAGCGAACCTCCAGGCACCGTCACCACGTCCCCACCCCCGGAGGTGGACGCGAACAGCCCTGGCCTGAAGCTCGCCCAGGGGGCCACCCTCGCGCCCGCCAAGGTCCTGGACATCAAGTCGGTCGTGGAGGACCTCGGCGGCGAGGAACGCCGCGAGGACACCAACGAGAACGTGACGTTCGCGCTCCAGGCGGAGGTCCTCTTCCCGAAGAACAGCGCGAAGCTCAACCCGCAGGCCCGCTCCCGCATCCAGACGATCGCGGAGGAGATCAAGAAGCAGAACGCGGGCACGGTCCGCGTCTTCGGCTTCACGGACAACCTCGGCTCCTACGCCCACGGCCTGACCCTCTCCAAGAAACGTGCCGAGGCGGTCCACGACCTCCTCGCCGCGGACCTGGGCGGCAACGTCACCTTCGAGGTGCGCGGCTACAGCGAGGACTACCCGATCGCCGACAACTCCTCCGAAGAGGGCCGCAAGAAGAACCGCCGTGTCGAGGTCTCCTTCCCCCGCACCACGGCCGAGCCCGAGACCGCCGCGGACACAGGCACCGACACCGGCAGCGAGGGAAGCTGA
- a CDS encoding pilus assembly protein TadG-related protein yields the protein MTGARLVCDRGSTLPLYIWLTTILLFAGLAFFAFAQAASARSGAQSAADAAALAAAQQAREELLLDLSEAIDAGNGDWLDWLDLSMGGLPVDEVDAAAAELAAQNNSSLDGSVQPTEVNGAPGFQVDVVTDYTVGDSIIPGTENMTAKARAVAVIQPRCDFPSNTNPTDPVSLDCDGVPVDIDPGNFNPDDLPDASVMFSAYLAK from the coding sequence CTGACAGGCGCGCGGCTGGTCTGCGACCGGGGATCGACCCTTCCCCTCTACATCTGGCTGACGACGATCCTGCTCTTCGCAGGGTTGGCGTTCTTCGCGTTCGCTCAGGCCGCCTCCGCCCGCAGCGGAGCGCAGTCCGCTGCGGACGCCGCGGCGTTGGCGGCTGCGCAGCAGGCGAGGGAAGAACTGTTGTTGGACCTCAGTGAGGCCATCGACGCCGGCAACGGCGACTGGCTGGACTGGCTGGACCTGTCCATGGGGGGACTTCCCGTCGACGAGGTCGATGCAGCGGCCGCAGAGCTGGCTGCCCAGAACAATTCGTCCCTCGACGGAAGCGTCCAGCCCACCGAGGTAAACGGTGCCCCGGGATTCCAGGTGGATGTCGTGACGGACTACACCGTGGGTGATTCGATCATTCCCGGAACGGAGAACATGACGGCCAAGGCCCGGGCGGTGGCCGTCATCCAGCCGCGCTGCGACTTCCCCTCGAACACCAACCCTACGGATCCCGTCTCTCTCGACTGCGACGGTGTGCCTGTGGACATCGACCCAGGAAATTTCAATCCGGACGACCTTCCCGACGCGTCCGTGATGTTCTCTGCGTATCTGGCCAAGTGA
- a CDS encoding response regulator transcription factor, whose product MPDQPQARPGPPLRVLVADDNPVVRAGLTALLGAHPDITVVAQATNGEEAVREALRHRPDVALLDVRMPGTDGLTALPELAALCPVMMLTYSTEPEVVTEALRRGASGYLVHGDFTAPELMTAVRDLREGRPTISATVSTSLGVSYEPSHESHDRPSQLQPFMTQSSESGPTHAPTLYRHTLDRANRPSYGLSSREVEVMDLIASGMNNRQIAATCFISEKTVKNHINRIFAKLHSSTRSEAIAHWLGTTLGGWPR is encoded by the coding sequence ATGCCTGACCAGCCGCAGGCACGCCCCGGCCCACCCCTTCGCGTACTCGTCGCGGACGACAACCCGGTGGTCCGCGCCGGCCTCACCGCCCTGCTGGGCGCACACCCCGACATCACGGTGGTGGCCCAGGCCACGAACGGCGAGGAGGCGGTGCGCGAAGCCCTCCGGCACCGCCCGGACGTCGCCCTCCTCGACGTCCGTATGCCGGGCACGGACGGCCTGACCGCGCTCCCCGAACTGGCCGCCCTCTGCCCCGTGATGATGCTGACCTACAGCACGGAGCCCGAGGTGGTGACCGAGGCCCTGCGCCGCGGCGCCTCCGGCTACCTGGTCCACGGCGACTTCACGGCCCCCGAACTGATGACAGCGGTACGGGATCTGCGGGAGGGGCGCCCGACCATCTCCGCGACTGTCTCAACTTCACTCGGCGTTTCCTACGAACCTTCACACGAAAGTCACGACCGACCTTCGCAGCTGCAACCATTTATGACACAGTCGTCAGAGTCCGGCCCCACGCACGCGCCAACTCTGTACCGCCACACCCTCGACCGCGCCAACCGCCCTTCCTACGGCCTGAGTTCAAGAGAGGTGGAGGTGATGGACCTCATCGCGTCCGGCATGAACAACCGTCAGATCGCCGCCACCTGCTTCATCAGCGAGAAGACCGTCAAGAACCACATCAACCGCATCTTCGCGAAACTGCACAGCTCGACCCGAAGCGAAGCCATAGCCCACTGGCTGGGCACCACCCTCGGGGGGTGGCCCCGATGA
- a CDS encoding sensor histidine kinase, which yields MRAVVPLGRWRSPRSSEAGSGGGWAQRHPVGAGKHLQPPPSPSEGRRTPPPPSPTTGYLQDDATPPATLRLQLNALQALARQTFAVRLTALTIGTPFAMANTTNGPPTHAVLTAAVLGITVSYAMLRDWDRFAPRLLAHPTLMALDLLFGAVLLLTASPVSPLAYATVCTPLLSGLLYGWRGAGVLTGLQLAVLLTVHRAWEHRPGAGANTLLIAGFCVAAGIIGVTLRNLMFRFGTATQALSEATSRLAVAEAVESERARLARDLHDSVAKTLHGLALAADALATSADRPAPDPAHLRQQAGLVASAARRAAAESRELLTDLRHHTDLTTPAPPTDLTAELLERARDFASRTSIPTHVTHTGAPPPPLPPETTRHLLAITSEALENIHRHAHATTAELSLTTTPDTLHLVIKDDGVGLPGALTLEEAQRSGHFGLLGMAERAARADGTLRVRTTSPGTEVALTLALPRPEPPVTPTPRQEAAHA from the coding sequence GTGCGGGCAGTCGTGCCGTTGGGGCGATGGAGGTCCCCCCGCTCGAGCGAAGCCGGGAGCGGGGGAGGGTGGGCGCAGCGGCACCCTGTCGGCGCGGGCAAGCACCTCCAACCCCCGCCCAGCCCCAGCGAGGGCCGACGCACCCCACCCCCGCCCAGCCCCACGACCGGCTACCTCCAGGACGACGCCACACCCCCCGCCACTCTCCGCCTCCAGCTCAACGCCCTCCAGGCCCTCGCCCGCCAGACCTTCGCCGTCCGCCTCACCGCCCTCACCATCGGCACCCCGTTCGCCATGGCCAACACCACGAACGGCCCACCGACGCACGCCGTACTCACCGCCGCCGTCCTCGGCATCACCGTCTCGTACGCCATGCTCAGGGACTGGGACCGCTTCGCCCCCCGCCTCCTCGCCCACCCCACTCTCATGGCCCTGGACCTCCTCTTCGGCGCGGTCCTCCTCCTCACCGCCTCCCCGGTCTCCCCCCTCGCCTACGCCACCGTCTGCACCCCCCTCCTCTCCGGCCTCCTCTACGGCTGGCGCGGCGCAGGCGTCCTCACCGGCCTCCAGCTCGCCGTCCTCCTCACCGTCCACCGCGCCTGGGAACACCGTCCCGGTGCAGGCGCCAACACCCTCCTCATCGCCGGCTTCTGCGTCGCCGCCGGCATCATCGGAGTCACCCTCCGCAACCTGATGTTCCGCTTCGGTACGGCCACCCAGGCCCTCTCCGAAGCCACCTCCCGCCTGGCCGTCGCGGAGGCCGTGGAGTCCGAGCGCGCTCGCCTGGCCCGCGACCTCCACGACTCGGTGGCCAAGACCCTCCACGGCCTCGCCCTCGCCGCCGACGCCCTGGCGACCTCGGCGGACCGCCCCGCCCCCGACCCGGCCCACCTCAGACAACAAGCCGGCCTCGTCGCGTCGGCGGCCCGCCGAGCCGCCGCCGAATCCCGTGAACTCCTCACGGACCTACGCCACCACACGGACCTGACGACGCCCGCCCCACCCACCGACCTCACGGCCGAACTGCTGGAGAGGGCCAGGGACTTCGCGTCCCGCACATCGATCCCCACCCACGTCACCCACACCGGCGCGCCACCCCCGCCCCTCCCGCCCGAAACGACCCGCCACCTCCTCGCGATCACCTCGGAGGCCCTGGAGAACATCCACCGCCACGCCCACGCGACCACGGCGGAGCTCTCCCTGACGACCACGCCGGACACGCTCCACCTCGTGATCAAGGACGACGGCGTGGGACTGCCGGGCGCCCTCACCCTCGAAGAAGCGCAAAGATCCGGCCACTTCGGTCTCCTGGGCATGGCGGAGCGAGCGGCCCGCGCGGACGGCACCCTCCGCGTGCGCACGACCAGCCCCGGCACGGAAGTCGCCCTGACCCTCGCGCTGCCCCGCCCCGAACCCCCCGTCACCCCCACCCCCCGACAGGAGGCCGCACATGCCTGA
- a CDS encoding DUF5936 domain-containing protein, with protein MTTSTPSFLPLLLALLMAISVAGVLLGIRMIRADAKLPSDLALALEVGATRVSKTGSAVDRLGMRFAPLVLRLMGPRRVEAKRHRIDMAGNPGGLTLNRYAARRAVYGFFGAFMGLVFLTSGRPLFAAFTFAFGLLAADAAIWQAIRERKDVIDRTLPDFLDVLAVVVSAGLGFRQALDRVAEKYEGPWADELRITLRQMDMGVSRRQAFDELRRRNSSEQVAQFVSALQQGEELGSPIAETLIQLAADMRRTDAQNARRRAARTIPKATLVTLVFMLPATMILIATGMFLGSGTNFGEILGR; from the coding sequence ATGACGACCTCGACGCCCTCCTTCCTCCCGCTCCTCCTGGCCCTCCTGATGGCGATCTCCGTGGCGGGCGTGCTCCTGGGCATCCGCATGATCCGCGCCGACGCGAAACTCCCGAGCGACCTGGCCCTCGCCCTGGAGGTGGGCGCCACCCGGGTCTCCAAGACGGGCTCGGCCGTCGACCGCCTGGGCATGCGCTTCGCCCCGCTGGTCCTGCGCCTCATGGGCCCGCGCCGCGTCGAGGCCAAACGCCACCGCATCGACATGGCGGGCAACCCCGGCGGCCTCACCCTCAACCGTTACGCCGCCCGCCGGGCCGTCTACGGCTTCTTCGGCGCCTTCATGGGCCTGGTCTTCCTCACCAGCGGACGCCCCCTGTTCGCCGCGTTCACCTTCGCCTTCGGTCTCCTCGCCGCCGACGCGGCGATCTGGCAGGCCATCCGCGAGCGCAAGGACGTCATCGACCGCACGCTGCCCGACTTCCTCGACGTCCTCGCGGTCGTGGTCTCGGCGGGCCTGGGCTTCCGTCAGGCGCTGGACCGGGTGGCGGAGAAGTACGAGGGTCCGTGGGCCGACGAACTCCGCATCACCCTGCGCCAGATGGACATGGGCGTCAGCCGACGCCAGGCCTTCGACGAACTCCGCAGGCGCAACTCCTCCGAACAGGTGGCACAGTTCGTCTCGGCCCTCCAACAGGGCGAGGAACTGGGTTCCCCCATCGCCGAGACCCTGATCCAACTGGCCGCCGACATGCGCCGCACCGACGCGCAGAACGCCCGCCGCCGAGCCGCCCGCACCATCCCCAAGGCCACCCTCGTCACGCTGGTCTTCATGCTCCCGGCCACGATGATCCTCATCGCCACGGGCATGTTCCTGGGCTCGGGAACCAACTTCGGCGAAATCCTGGGCCGCTGA